AAAGACACATTTTTCAGCTGTGGGATCCAATTTAGAACGAAAAATGTGAGGAACATAAACAAAGCAagtgcatccaaaaacttttaagggtaACTCAGAATATATACGACAGAGAAGGAAGAGTTGTTTTAAAGAGTGTAAGGGGGTTTGAAACTGTAGAACACGAGTGGGCATACGATTAATGAGATAGGAAGCGGTTAAAATTGCATCACCCCAGAGGTATTTagggacattcatagaaaacatgatggcccTGGCAACCTCGAGTAGATGTCGATTTTTTCGTTCAGCAATACCTCATGGATGTGATTTTTTCGATTTTTTCGGCTGAAGATGCAGCAGCAGCGGTCGGGACGGCCGAATCTCAGAGGGGGCGACCGCTGGAGGGTGGTCAGTGAAGAACGGCGGGACTTCTAGGGTATGGCAGAGGAATAGAGGAAATTAGGGTTTCACAGTTGAACGGCTGTGATTTAATCCTAATTcctactctgataccatctaaacaagattgagaaaatataattctctatttcttgATAATAATACAAggatttcccttttctctttatagaggaagagaataatacaaaatggaaataacaaaaaaggaaataggaatatacatagaatatacATAGAATCTAAGATATACACAGAATATTCTATTTCTACAGTATTCTTATGCTCATTTTTGTCAAATCACTGTATCTCATTTCACTTCTAGTACCTGCATCTGTGCTTATAAGACAAATCTTTAGATGACTATTTCATCAAAACAAATGCTTATGACAGCCACACAGATACAATATGGATATGTAATAGGCATCCCAAACTTGTGTTGACAAATACATAGCAAACATGAATCTGACAAAGGGGGCAAAAGTAAGCAAGCTATAAGATACCAGAAAGATACAAACAACCCCCGCACTTCATCTAATTACAATGTAAATTGGAAGATTTATAAACTATACCAACCTtacaataaaatttaactagTTGTGGAACCAACACTTGAGGGAAAGGTTTCATTTAGAAGTGAATTAAAGTAATCTAAGTAAATAGCCAATCTCATTCAGTTGCAATCAACAGAAACCAAGAATGAGGGGGAAATATATTATTGAGAAGATAAAAGGAGTATACAAACATGCAGGACCATTACAGAAATTACTTAACATTATCATGGAggagatattttaaaatttgtcatAGAAGATTCAGCTCATCCTACTCAGCCCATGACtcaagattttttctttttaattgagCTATACATGACATATAGATAAGATATAAATGACTCCTTGTTGGTCCATTCCTTAACCCTTATAGCAACCATAACCATTGCACCAATTCCTCCACTTCTGACAACCTATGGCTAAATTATTCAGCAGAATTGGTGAAGGTGGTCATAGTTCTAATATGTCTGagttcaaagaaaaataagcaaaaattCATCTTCTCGCTGGCAAGTTCAGCTTCTAACTGACAAAATAtcatttgaaaatattgaagCTGGTAATATGCTGAAGGCATGCATCAGTTATTAACAGCAAAACGAAAACCATGGTAAGACCAAAACAACATGTGCTGTGCCGATAGCAGGAAATCCTCAGCATAAGATACAATCCAAATTCAACAGAAACATCAATAACATCCTATGCTCAAAtaaggaaaatccaaaagatCAATTCAGAGCAGCAACACCTGTGTTACTCTTTCGAGCAAGCTTTGTCCACTCTGTATGAAATGACCCAGGACGATCAATCCTCTCATAAGTATGCGCCCCAAACAAGTCCCTCTGAGCCTGGACAAGATTTGCAGGAAGCCTTGCCCTCCTGTACGTATCAAAATATGCAAGACTAGCACACATCCCTGGTGTACTAATCCCCGCTGAAATTGCTAACCCCACAACTCTCCTCCATGCTGCCTGCCTTTGCACCATCTCCCTTGCAAACTCTGGATCCACCACCAAGCTTGCCAGATTTGGATTCCGCTGGTATGCCTTCTTGATACGGTCTAGAAACACAGCTCTTATAATACACCCTCCTTTCCAAATCCTCGCCAATTCGCCCAAATTCAGATCCCACCCTTTCTCAATACTCTTGGCTCTTAACAAATTCATCCCCTGAGCATAGCTACAAATCTTGGAAGCATACAAAGCCTGCCTCACATCAACAATCAACTTCTTCTTGTCAATCTCACTCATCACTGGCCCAACCTCCTCCTTCAGTCCTGCCTCCTTCAAAACCTCGGAAGccacctctctctcttctttcaatCCGCTCAAGTACCTACAATCCAGGGAGGCTGCAATCGTCGGTGCAGCCACTGACAGCTCCGCTGCCTGCTGGACTGTCCATTTTCCAGTCCCTTTCATCCCCGTCTTATCAAGAATCTTATCCACCAAATCCCCCTCCCCATACTCGTCCTTGACCTTAAAAATATCCGAAGTGATCTCAATCAAGAAGCTCTCCAATTCGCCCTTGTTCCACTCGCCAAAGATCTCCGCCAATTCAGCGTTGGATAGCCCGCCAACATTCTTCAACACATCATAAGCCTCGGAAATCAACTGCATATCGCCGTATTCAATGCCATTATGCACCATCTTGACGAAATTGCCGGAACCTCCTTCACCAATATAGGTGACGCAGGGTCCGTCCTCGACCTGTGCGGCAACTTTCTTCACGATGTCTTCAATGTTGAGATATGCCTGGTAGGAGCCACCGGGCATCAAAGAGGGTCCATGACGAGCACCCTCCTCGCCTCCGGAGACACCCATGCCCAGGTACAGAATGCCCTTCTGGGAGACGTCGTGCATACGGCGCTCGGTATTCTCGTACCACTCGTTGCCTCCGTCGATGATGGTGTCGCCGGGCTCCAAGTGCTCGGAGAGGGCGGCGATAGTCTGGTCGACGGGGGAGCCGGCCTTCACGAGGATGACAACGGATCTGGGCTTTTGGAGCGAGAGAACGAAGTCGCGAGGGGTGTAGTGGCCAGTAAGGGGCAGGTGGCCCTCGCGGTGAGCTCGATCAAGGGTTTCGTCCACCTTGGAGGCTGTACGGTTGTAGACGGAGATGGGGAAACCTTTCTCAGCGATGTTCAAGGCTAGGTTTTGGCCCATCACAGCCAGGCCCGCCAGGCCAATACGCGACGAAGCGGCGGCTGCTTCCATAGTCTGGAGTAGAGGGGTGGGCTTAGATTAGAGATGGAAAgggaatgagaaagagagagtattGGATTGGAAATGGAGGCAGTGATCGATCgatggatgaagaagaagacacaAATATATAAAGAGGTCAAGTGTGTATTGTGTTATCTCAATTTGACGGACTCGTCGAGACACTGAAAGGGCAGTGGCCTGAGCCACCAACGAGAGGGTGCCGTGAAGCACGATGATTCCTAGGCGCCCGCCGAAGCTCTCCGCTCCCACGAAACCACCACACCTTCCGCACATCCACCTTCATTTTTCAATGTCTAAAAccctaacaaaataaaaaattacaaattttcttAGCAAAGAACAATCCACATATTTGGCCAAAttgtaagaatttttttaacatttcaaaaacaaaatacctttgttattaaataaagagataaaataattaatttgcctttgttctctttcttctattctcatattaaataataaaaaatacctcACCCATTTTCGTTCGGTGTTAATATTGGTGATAAACCCAGTAGATTTTGTATCGACATTGGTGATGAATGCATTTGGGTTCAAGACCTATGTTAGGCATGTGAAGCCAAATTTGGGTTCAATTATCTTAGATCTGGGTTTGGAGAAGAgagcgagcaagagagagatagaaagagagaataagaggaagaaaaagaaaaaattagagaaaaaagaaaaaaaataagtccACTTAATCTCGAAACTAGATCTAGGTTCAAGATGTTCATCTTGAACTCAATTTAGGtttgaaaaagagagagagaaagataaaaagaataagaaattaaagaaattgaGAACATGAAACATTTCATCTTGAACCCCAAATATAGATTCCAGATAAACAATGAACCCAAATCTAggttcaaaaagaaaaagattgagagaaagagaaaaaaaaagaaaaaattaaagaaagaaagtgagTGTGACTTGTTAGTATTGTGTCCATAATGCTAGATTTGATGACGTCTAGGGGGcatgtgattagtggttaattttgtaaaaatgttgttataattatacccttctttcgatcttaaatatggtttaaattagatattaatatatattttatggttatatgtaaatttaaattgaaagatgaatgaaatgaagttctaaagtaaataataataatatataaaattatatataatacatatatatcattatatgcatgcatgtaatatatatataatataatctaatatatatatgtgccatgtgtaatacatatatataatatataatttattaataacattaaattatttttattttttttaggcatgaagaattcaagcccatgaagacttaaagtccatgaagaattcaagtccatgaagaaatcaaagccatggagaaatcaagtccatgaaaaaatcaaacccatgaaaaattaaagtccatgaagaattcaagcccatgaagaattaaggcccaatttgagcaacccatggaaaatattatttggagaaggcccaaggattatttttaatcctaatgaagattaaaaaccaatttatagaaatctatttttattttttatgtgagagctttattaggtgtgtttttttagctaaaatccatttaactattaggtggatattatagctaaaatccatttaactttatgagtgctttattaggtatgtattttagctaaaatccatttaatattaggtgtgtattatagctaaaatccatttaactttaagtgtgtgagtgcccattagatataattatgtctaattgaataattgaaattgtgtggtttgtattgcatcttgtggcctataaatagctcacttgattgcatttgtaagtgtgattattattcttgaataaaaagtttagttgtttccttataattctctctttgagaattgttcttgttctttctcattttctttagtactttctcttataatcttactttttttttctttcttcttttaaattcttatgtcatttattattactttattattcaccgcctaaatggccggttaatttgtgcctttaaatttctgtaattttaattcttgtcatttaattattcaccgcctaaatggccggttagtttatgcctttaaatttctgcaattttaattcttgtcatttaattatccaccgcctaaatggccggttagtttatacttttaaatttcttgtcatttaaattctgttatttaaattacgtcatttaaatttctgtcaattatttttcaaataaaaatgagtagttaaatctaatcttgggttaaggcaaggacagtgtccaatgccaatgattcccaaagaaagctgcgctttaaataagtaacattaatttaaatttcagtatgagtgtgtattaattattaaaaaatcactaggtttggattggagcgtaagcctaacttagagctttcatgccatgtatgagagttactagaactggaaacgctatcatacctaaacccagatgattaatttagttgttttgtgtattaattgcaattggatttatggtggttgcttaaattagaatctcgcatatcatgtatggggattgcttaacctagaactatcatcatctctaattgcatttaataacaaaccctcatatctgaaattaaattaatgttgctaattttttatgctaaaatttgggaatcaacgggttggtactgaaattgtcttaactcaagcactatccaaattcatatttttacgtttaatgtttatttcaatttttgccttactttattttctagtatctgttgtctaaaaacaaaaccataaaaaatcttgttgtcaatttgtccaaatgcgtgtgcgtgtgtgtgacattttttttcttttgccataaataaatctctcagtggacgacctggattcatccagaaaatataaatttaaatttggactaaaactgcactcgtacactggcgagtataaacttctcactaaaataaaaaaaatatataaaagttttattatgatttgtttttattgtgttttaattgtagggtgagagtgcagtcaaattttggcgccgttgccggggagattaaggcaaaaacaaaaagaaaaaaataaaaaaaagaaaaaagaaaaaaagaataagcatctcttgataaaatcggtaactctatttctcttttactttatttttgtttgtgcattgtatatgagactgagatcaggtagaattttgaaacagtattttcatatcattctgagtctttacctgaaattggattgtcaactttacactcatgtctcaaaattactacaatctgtctgcacaagatacttatcatgatgaaaattatcattttgaatctgatttgtctagacctcttaaggattatctataccttCTTAagcaaaccacttttgatttgcaatcagacactacccatttgttacccacttaccatgaaattgaggtttggtgtgctgtgtgtgagacttcagctcatttaacggatgactgccctataatacctgcttttaaggaggtattgtatggtcaatccagttacacacacacacacaactatgagagaatgtattaccagaaccatgaggaaaactaccattcggactttgatgcatatcaccttaattcacactttcatccaaatttctcatgggaaaatgattttgtagcccaaccacatgagcacttcctttcccagcctcaatcatttcaaactaatgaagggtctacattcgatgcatatcaaccccctcatgggagttcattagaagataccttcaatctatttatgcaaggccaaatggaaatttttacacaaatgtccaaatgtcaagaacatactattagagttacagaggacattaggaaccaattgacacagctaacacagactttgagcatgtcagagcctgtccataccaactcactccaaatcccattaataaaacccatcatcaaaagtgaaagtcaggagcaggacataggagtgactgtcttaaggaatggagaaataattgagaaacttgatgcccctaggacagtacaccctttggtgcaagaagagagagtggttgatcatagtgaggtagatgtcaatgaagccttggaggaagaaaaagaccaaaatgatgtaagaaaagaagaaacctggaaggaagaagaggataaaattcgagagccaaaatgtgaaaaaatcataagtttatccacatttacccctcaatttctatcttttaggttagtcgatattattgaggatcaaattaaaccaaacacatgtgagatgtttgtgcaaattaatgtgccatacgcggatataataaaaccaacaccttcggacgatatattttcaaaatatatatgtgcattcatgagaaaaatcaatttatataattttgaaaataactttaaaagtggtgtagtgaatgggagatattatacgattaggtgggcaaccactcatttgatccttaattggaagaaaagaaaaaaaaattctaaaaaaaaaaaaataaataaaaatataataaaataattttatatatatatatatacatataagttgttccttttcttcattacttaactagtgtttctctatgtgcagtctaaataaaatttctccatacgagtttatgtattgaagaccgccatgtatgcctatcttctatccttttattgccaattgaggacaatacgcaatttaagttagggggtaaggtgtctacaaaattttacctaaaaaaaaaaataaaacaaaattaattaaaaaaaaattgaattgagagagacagaattgacgctggtggtagccatcttttcttgggcagtgcaatcacactgccctataaagaaagaaggcacactgccaaatgttgaaaatagaggcgccgagcgttgaaaaaaaaaaaaggcacactgccaaatgttgaaaaatgagacgctaaacgacttcaagtctgacggtgcaattatggcatgcctcgagtcgagtgtagaatagtgatgcccattgctctataagagactccatatctgtatgaggcaagtcacccctcttgagctcaatcttctctcctttgtgttattctccgatcaggtactctcatcccttttgtaaagtttatagttctttactttcttcttagtataatttttttttttttttaaaaaaaaaaaaatggatctttatctctcaaaaa
The Diospyros lotus cultivar Yz01 chromosome 12, ASM1463336v1, whole genome shotgun sequence DNA segment above includes these coding regions:
- the LOC127787198 gene encoding 6-phosphogluconate dehydrogenase, decarboxylating 3, chloroplastic, translating into MEAAAASSRIGLAGLAVMGQNLALNIAEKGFPISVYNRTASKVDETLDRAHREGHLPLTGHYTPRDFVLSLQKPRSVVILVKAGSPVDQTIAALSEHLEPGDTIIDGGNEWYENTERRMHDVSQKGILYLGMGVSGGEEGARHGPSLMPGGSYQAYLNIEDIVKKVAAQVEDGPCVTYIGEGGSGNFVKMVHNGIEYGDMQLISEAYDVLKNVGGLSNAELAEIFGEWNKGELESFLIEITSDIFKVKDEYGEGDLVDKILDKTGMKGTGKWTVQQAAELSVAAPTIAASLDCRYLSGLKEEREVASEVLKEAGLKEEVGPVMSEIDKKKLIVDVRQALYASKICSYAQGMNLLRAKSIEKGWDLNLGELARIWKGGCIIRAVFLDRIKKAYQRNPNLASLVVDPEFAREMVQRQAAWRRVVGLAISAGISTPGMCASLAYFDTYRRARLPANLVQAQRDLFGAHTYERIDRPGSFHTEWTKLARKSNTGVAALN